A stretch of Paludisphaera borealis DNA encodes these proteins:
- a CDS encoding 2-isopropylmalate synthase gives MTPSDNSSAASSTPTDVEADRNRVRIFDTTLRDGEQSPGASMNMAEKLELARALAGMGVDVIEAGFPIASVGDFDSVRAIAAEITGATVCGLARCNDRDIDRAWEAVQFAQKPRIHVFLATSAIHREHKLRMTRAQIVERAVAGVRRAAAVCKDVEFSPEDAARTEIEFLREVIEAVIDAGATTVNIPDTVGYAMPSQYAAVIRALIEGVPNIGRAVISTHCHDDLGLAVANSLAGVEAGARQVECTINGIGERAGNAALEEIVMALKTRHDYYGLETNIKTERLFPVSRMLSSITGMAVQRNKAIVGSNAFAHEAGIHQDGMLKERSTYEIMRPEDVGVSRTDLVLGKHSGRHALRDRVVEMGYTLSEEQIETLFHDFKALADKKKEVYDEDVAVLVEKFMGDVPAHWQLLSLHTTAGTSVLPTATVSIRRPDGEIVQDAAIGDGPVDAIFKAVERVTGVHANLHEFVVRSVSQGKDAQGEVTLELEVESGESTFRGRAASTDIIEASALAYLNAVNAITTRKERGQVREVVGRPGAGA, from the coding sequence ATGACCCCTTCCGACAACTCCAGCGCCGCGTCGTCCACTCCAACCGACGTCGAGGCCGACCGCAACCGCGTGCGGATCTTCGACACGACGTTGCGCGACGGCGAGCAATCGCCGGGCGCGAGCATGAACATGGCCGAGAAGCTCGAACTCGCCCGGGCGCTCGCCGGCATGGGAGTTGACGTCATCGAGGCCGGGTTCCCGATCGCCTCGGTCGGCGACTTCGACTCGGTCCGGGCGATCGCGGCCGAGATCACCGGCGCGACCGTCTGCGGTCTCGCCCGCTGCAACGACCGCGACATTGACCGCGCCTGGGAGGCCGTCCAGTTCGCCCAGAAGCCGCGGATTCACGTCTTCCTGGCCACCTCGGCCATCCATCGCGAGCACAAGCTGAGGATGACGCGGGCGCAGATCGTGGAGCGGGCCGTGGCCGGCGTGCGTCGCGCGGCGGCCGTCTGCAAAGACGTCGAGTTCAGCCCCGAGGACGCCGCCCGGACCGAGATCGAGTTCCTCCGCGAGGTGATCGAGGCCGTCATCGACGCCGGCGCGACGACCGTCAACATCCCCGACACGGTCGGCTACGCCATGCCCTCGCAGTATGCGGCGGTGATCCGCGCGCTGATTGAAGGGGTTCCCAACATCGGTCGAGCCGTCATCAGCACGCACTGCCACGACGACCTCGGCTTGGCCGTCGCCAACAGCCTGGCCGGCGTCGAGGCCGGCGCCCGCCAGGTCGAATGCACGATCAACGGCATCGGCGAACGCGCGGGCAACGCCGCCCTTGAAGAGATCGTTATGGCCCTGAAGACCCGCCATGACTATTACGGCCTGGAGACGAACATCAAGACCGAGCGGCTCTTCCCGGTCAGTCGGATGCTCTCGTCGATCACCGGCATGGCGGTCCAGCGCAACAAGGCGATCGTCGGCAGTAACGCCTTCGCCCACGAGGCGGGCATTCACCAGGACGGTATGCTCAAAGAGCGTTCGACATACGAGATCATGCGCCCGGAAGACGTCGGCGTATCCCGGACCGACCTGGTTCTGGGCAAGCATTCGGGCCGTCACGCCCTGCGCGACCGGGTCGTCGAGATGGGGTACACGCTGAGCGAGGAGCAGATCGAGACCCTCTTCCACGACTTCAAGGCGCTGGCCGACAAGAAGAAGGAAGTCTACGACGAAGACGTGGCCGTCCTGGTCGAGAAGTTCATGGGCGACGTGCCGGCCCACTGGCAGCTCTTGAGCCTGCACACCACCGCCGGCACCAGCGTCTTGCCGACGGCGACCGTCTCGATCCGCCGCCCCGACGGCGAAATCGTCCAGGACGCCGCGATCGGCGACGGTCCGGTCGATGCGATCTTCAAGGCCGTCGAGCGCGTGACGGGCGTCCACGCCAACCTCCACGAGTTCGTCGTCCGGAGCGTGAGCCAGGGCAAAGATGCTCAGGGCGAGGTCACGCTCGAACTCGAAGTCGAGAGCGGCGAGAGCACCTTCCGTGGTCGGGCTGCATCGACCGACATCATCGAAGCCTCGGCGCTCGCCTACCTCAACGCCGTCAACGCCATCACGACCCGCAAGGAGCGTGGCCAGGTCCGCGAGGTCGTCGGCCGTCCCGGCGCGGGGGCCTGA
- a CDS encoding choice-of-anchor R domain-containing protein — MRILHRSAVTALFIMISTAAARGDSLLVGNLANAPFGSDAVDAADARAQGFKTGGRDWNLTSIEAVLGGFNPGGTFAVSAVLAASTTNALGKDVPDVSSPLATFLVPTIDASFATLNFTPMTNFVLKANTEYWFVLTVTAAGGTPFEWQYTYDTAIDSASEGILTSAAATIPPGSGVWVSQPNAPYLIQVMGTPVGAVPEPSSWIIGGLGFSSVFMLVRRRRSAPVAG, encoded by the coding sequence ATGCGAATTCTCCATCGATCGGCCGTAACCGCCTTATTCATCATGATTTCGACCGCCGCGGCTCGGGGCGATTCGCTGCTCGTCGGCAACCTCGCGAACGCGCCGTTCGGATCCGACGCGGTCGATGCGGCCGACGCGCGGGCCCAGGGGTTCAAGACCGGCGGCCGGGACTGGAACCTGACCTCGATCGAAGCGGTCCTCGGCGGTTTCAACCCCGGCGGGACGTTCGCCGTCTCGGCGGTGCTCGCGGCTTCCACAACGAACGCCCTAGGCAAGGACGTTCCGGATGTTTCCTCTCCCCTGGCGACCTTCCTCGTTCCGACGATCGACGCAAGTTTCGCGACCTTGAACTTCACGCCGATGACCAACTTCGTGCTGAAGGCGAACACCGAATACTGGTTCGTGCTCACGGTCACGGCGGCCGGCGGCACGCCGTTCGAGTGGCAATACACGTACGACACGGCCATTGACTCGGCCTCGGAAGGCATCCTGACTTCCGCCGCCGCGACCATCCCACCCGGCTCGGGCGTTTGGGTAAGCCAGCCGAACGCCCCGTACTTGATCCAGGTCATGGGCACGCCGGTCGGCGCCGTCCCCGAGCCGTCCTCCTGGATCATCGGCGGCCTCGGCTTTTCGTCCGTTTTCATGCTGGTCCGCCGCCGACGATCCGCACCGGTCGCGGGCTGA